In Curtobacterium sp. MCPF17_002, one genomic interval encodes:
- a CDS encoding class I SAM-dependent methyltransferase: protein MPIGNVTRGTTGYNRLRRVDRWIAALPALRRTSDPLVADVGYGARPTTTLELRDRLARIRPDVEVTGIEIEPARVALANAGTRDGVTFRLGGFETPTPGGRRPVVIRAFNVLRQYDESAVTASWRIMQDRLQPGGALVEGTCNEVGRVASWVTLDEHAPHTFTVSLRLAGLDVPSIVAERLPKALIHRNVPGERVHAFLRDLDLAWAVAAPLGTYGPRQRWIATVRGMRDRGWPVLHGVTRWRLGELSVPWSAVAPA from the coding sequence ATGCCCATCGGGAACGTGACGCGCGGGACGACCGGGTACAACCGGCTCCGCCGGGTCGACCGGTGGATCGCCGCGCTGCCGGCCCTTCGGCGGACGTCCGACCCGCTCGTGGCCGACGTCGGGTACGGGGCACGGCCGACCACGACGCTCGAGCTCCGGGACCGCCTGGCCCGGATCCGTCCCGACGTCGAGGTCACCGGCATCGAGATCGAACCGGCACGCGTCGCGCTCGCGAACGCCGGCACCCGTGACGGTGTGACGTTCCGGCTCGGCGGCTTCGAGACCCCGACGCCCGGTGGCCGTCGGCCCGTCGTGATCCGGGCCTTCAACGTCCTGCGGCAGTACGACGAGTCGGCTGTGACGGCGTCGTGGCGGATCATGCAGGACCGGCTCCAGCCCGGTGGCGCGCTCGTCGAGGGGACCTGCAACGAGGTCGGACGGGTGGCGTCGTGGGTGACGCTCGACGAGCACGCGCCGCACACCTTCACGGTGTCGCTCCGACTCGCCGGCCTCGACGTCCCGAGCATCGTCGCGGAACGCCTGCCGAAAGCCCTCATCCACCGCAACGTCCCGGGCGAGCGGGTGCACGCGTTCCTGCGCGACCTCGACCTGGCGTGGGCGGTCGCGGCGCCGCTCGGCACGTACGGGCCCCGGCAGCGGTGGATCGCGACGGTACGGGGGATGCGCGATCGCGGCTGGCCGGTGCTGCACGGCGTGACGCGCTGGCGGCTCGGCGAGCTCAGCGTCCCGTGGTCCGCGGTCGCCCCGGCCTGA
- a CDS encoding RNA degradosome polyphosphate kinase, which translates to MDTEPQLDGESVAPDLDDFDEVVEIEHESLPTDRYFDRELSWLRFNQRVLELGEDRTQPILERANFLAIFASNLDEFFMVRVAGLKRRIDTGIAVPTNVGRAPSDVLRDIAKKAHELQDRHAQAFIGSLKPDLDAAGIHIEHWSDLDEADRLRMREYFNEQIFPVLMPLAVDPAHPFPYISGLSLNLAVRVRNPKSQRQEFARLKVPQNFSRFIKLPDDNSGRMRFIPLEDLIANHLDDLFPGMEVLEHHVFRVTRNEDVEIEEDEAENLIQALERELLRRRFGPPIRLEITEDMDPVTLDLLVRELDITEQEVFRLPSPLDLGGLFEISKIARPDLHYPKHVPTTPVQFQPGEPNTKPDLFRAIAAKDVLVHHPYESFATSVQAFLEQAAADPHVLAIKQTLYRTSGDSPIVEALIDAAAAGKQVLALVEIKARFDEQNNIGWARKLEKAGVHVVYGLVGLKTHSKLVLVIRQEGGTLKHYSHIGTGNYNPKTSRIYEDMGLFTSDDTVGKDLTRLFNELSGYAIEKKFKRLLVAPLHLRKGLLKRIQTEADHARAGRPSGIRIKVNSMVDEQIIDALYLASQAGVPIDIWVRGICSLKPGMEGVSDTIRVRSVVGRYLEHSRAFAFHNDGDPAVFIGSADMMHRNLDRRVEALVRLSDPNHVNEVQEMFDLAMADTTSSWHLESDGEWTRRSTDDDGRPLDDVQNVLMRKISARKRSTR; encoded by the coding sequence ATGGACACCGAACCGCAGCTCGACGGCGAATCCGTCGCACCGGACCTCGACGACTTCGACGAGGTCGTCGAGATCGAGCACGAGTCGCTGCCGACGGACCGCTACTTCGACCGCGAACTCAGCTGGCTCCGGTTCAACCAGCGGGTGCTCGAGCTGGGCGAGGACCGCACGCAGCCCATCCTCGAGCGGGCGAACTTCCTGGCGATCTTCGCGTCCAACCTCGACGAGTTCTTCATGGTCCGGGTCGCCGGGCTGAAGCGCCGCATCGACACCGGCATCGCCGTCCCGACGAACGTCGGCCGCGCCCCGTCCGACGTGCTGCGCGACATCGCGAAGAAGGCGCACGAGCTGCAGGACCGCCATGCGCAGGCCTTCATCGGGTCGCTCAAGCCGGACCTCGACGCCGCCGGCATCCACATCGAGCACTGGTCCGACCTCGACGAGGCCGACCGGCTCCGGATGCGCGAGTACTTCAACGAGCAGATCTTCCCGGTCCTCATGCCCCTCGCGGTGGACCCGGCGCACCCGTTCCCGTACATCTCCGGGCTGTCGCTCAACCTCGCGGTGCGGGTGCGGAACCCGAAGTCCCAGCGGCAGGAGTTCGCGCGCCTCAAGGTGCCGCAGAACTTCTCGCGCTTCATCAAGCTGCCGGACGACAACTCCGGACGCATGCGGTTCATCCCGCTCGAGGACCTCATCGCGAACCACCTCGACGACCTGTTCCCGGGGATGGAGGTGCTCGAGCACCACGTGTTCCGGGTCACCCGCAACGAGGACGTCGAGATCGAGGAGGACGAGGCCGAGAACCTCATCCAGGCCCTCGAACGCGAACTGCTCCGCCGCCGCTTCGGTCCGCCGATCCGCCTCGAGATCACCGAGGACATGGACCCGGTGACGCTCGACCTGCTCGTCCGCGAGCTCGACATCACCGAGCAGGAGGTCTTCCGTCTGCCGTCGCCGCTCGACCTCGGCGGCCTGTTCGAGATCTCGAAGATCGCACGGCCCGACCTGCACTACCCGAAGCACGTGCCGACCACTCCGGTCCAGTTCCAGCCGGGCGAGCCGAACACGAAGCCCGACCTCTTCCGCGCGATCGCGGCGAAGGACGTGCTCGTGCACCACCCGTACGAGTCCTTCGCGACGAGCGTGCAGGCCTTCCTCGAGCAGGCCGCCGCCGACCCGCACGTGCTCGCGATCAAGCAGACGCTGTACCGCACCTCGGGCGACAGCCCCATCGTCGAGGCCCTCATCGACGCGGCTGCCGCGGGCAAGCAGGTCCTCGCGCTCGTCGAGATCAAGGCGCGCTTCGACGAGCAGAACAACATCGGGTGGGCCCGCAAGCTCGAGAAGGCCGGCGTGCACGTGGTCTACGGCCTCGTCGGGCTGAAGACGCACTCGAAACTGGTGCTCGTCATCCGGCAGGAAGGCGGCACGCTCAAGCACTACAGCCACATCGGCACGGGCAACTACAACCCCAAGACCTCGCGCATCTACGAGGACATGGGCCTCTTCACGTCCGACGACACGGTCGGCAAGGACCTCACGCGGCTCTTCAACGAGCTGTCCGGGTACGCGATCGAGAAGAAGTTCAAGCGCCTCCTCGTCGCACCGCTGCACCTCCGCAAGGGGCTGCTCAAGCGGATCCAGACCGAGGCGGACCACGCCCGGGCCGGCCGGCCCTCCGGGATCCGCATCAAGGTCAACTCGATGGTGGACGAGCAGATCATCGACGCGCTCTACCTGGCGAGTCAGGCCGGGGTGCCGATCGACATCTGGGTGCGCGGCATCTGCTCGCTGAAGCCCGGGATGGAAGGCGTCAGCGACACGATCCGGGTCCGGAGCGTCGTGGGCCGGTACCTCGAGCACTCCCGTGCGTTCGCGTTCCACAACGACGGCGACCCCGCCGTGTTCATCGGCTCGGCGGACATGATGCACCGGAACCTCGACCGTCGCGTCGAGGCCCTCGTGCGGTTGTCCGACCCCAACCACGTGAACGAGGTCCAGGAGATGTTCGACCTCGCGATGGCCGACACCACGAGCTCGTGGCACCTCGAGTCCGACGGCGAGTGGACGCGCCGGTCGACCGACGACGACGGACGCCCGCTCGACGACGTGCAGAATGTCCTCATGCGGAAGATCTCGGCACGGAAGCGCTCCACTCGGTGA
- the mshD gene encoding mycothiol synthase — MRAGRAAVVGDQRGVAVVRDGELELVVGLEERGRGLGTALVTRVLGRGAGAAPVVSSAPAPRLAWAHGDHPAARALAARFGWTVARTLLQLRAPIAPVAPDPAVPAGYSLSSFRAGDPGDEADWLALNAAAFAHHPEQGRMTLDDLRAREADDWFSGDDLLLLRDEAGALAGSCWLKVEGDVGEFYAVAVRPDLQGQRLGGVLMRAGTARLTGRGLAAAALYVEGDNAPALALYRRAGFEQHAIDVQYAAP, encoded by the coding sequence GTGCGCGCGGGTCGCGCCGCCGTCGTCGGGGACCAGCGCGGGGTCGCCGTGGTGCGCGACGGCGAACTCGAACTGGTGGTCGGCCTGGAGGAACGGGGCCGCGGCCTCGGAACCGCCCTCGTCACGCGGGTGCTCGGCCGGGGCGCCGGGGCCGCCCCCGTGGTGTCGTCCGCCCCGGCGCCCCGGTTGGCGTGGGCGCACGGTGACCACCCCGCTGCCCGAGCCCTCGCGGCACGGTTCGGTTGGACGGTCGCCCGCACGCTGCTGCAGCTCCGGGCACCGATCGCGCCCGTCGCACCCGACCCCGCCGTGCCGGCCGGGTACTCCCTTTCCTCGTTCCGCGCGGGCGACCCCGGCGACGAGGCCGACTGGCTCGCGCTCAACGCCGCCGCGTTCGCCCACCACCCGGAGCAGGGCCGGATGACGCTCGACGACCTCCGCGCCCGCGAAGCCGACGACTGGTTCTCCGGCGACGACCTGCTGCTGCTCCGCGACGAGGCCGGCGCGCTCGCGGGGTCGTGCTGGCTCAAGGTCGAGGGCGACGTCGGCGAGTTCTACGCCGTTGCGGTGCGCCCGGACCTGCAGGGGCAGAGGCTCGGGGGCGTGCTCATGCGTGCGGGGACGGCCCGGCTGACCGGCCGTGGACTCGCCGCCGCGGCGCTCTACGTCGAGGGCGACAACGCGCCCGCGCTGGCGCTCTACCGCAGGGCGGGGTTCGAGCAGCACGCGATCGACGTCCAGTACGCCGCTCCCTGA
- a CDS encoding FABP family protein produces the protein MIELPEGLAPELVPLSWLVGVWEGTGVVEYPVGDEEEPRNYEFGQRVSFSHDGLPYLNYSSTTWLLDDEHTPLAAEMGYWRIDRPSEPGDRGPAMLLGEGPTPFSTVESVEALRNTTDGFDVEAAIIHPTGVNELYVGRVRKGRIDLATDAVMRSPNAKDYSAATRLYGLVESKLFWAWDIAALGKELTSHASGQLAKVD, from the coding sequence TTGATCGAACTGCCCGAGGGTCTCGCCCCGGAACTCGTCCCGCTGTCCTGGCTCGTCGGCGTGTGGGAAGGCACCGGCGTCGTCGAGTACCCCGTGGGCGACGAAGAGGAACCGCGCAACTACGAGTTCGGGCAGCGCGTGAGCTTCAGCCACGACGGTCTGCCCTACCTCAACTACTCGTCCACGACGTGGCTGCTCGACGACGAGCACACCCCGCTGGCGGCCGAGATGGGCTACTGGCGCATCGACCGGCCGTCCGAGCCCGGTGACCGTGGCCCGGCCATGCTGCTCGGCGAGGGGCCGACCCCGTTCAGCACGGTCGAGAGCGTCGAAGCGCTCCGGAACACCACCGACGGCTTCGACGTCGAGGCGGCGATCATCCACCCGACGGGCGTGAACGAGCTCTACGTCGGGCGGGTCCGCAAGGGCCGGATCGACCTGGCGACGGACGCCGTGATGCGCTCGCCGAACGCGAAGGACTACTCGGCCGCCACCCGCCTGTACGGCCTGGTCGAGAGCAAGCTCTTCTGGGCCTGGGACATCGCCGCGCTCGGCAAGGAGCTCACCTCGCACGCCTCGGGGCAGCTCGCGAAGGTCGACTGA
- a CDS encoding folate-binding protein YgfZ, with translation MTSPASASASASVFVSRDGFVASSEAPTAPAAHFGNPLGEQRLLARGRAVVELGLGVVTVSGPDRLSWLNSITSQLLLGLAPGVSTETLVLDQSGRVEHAARVVDDGEVTWLLTEPADAAPLAAWLSSMRFMLRVEVADRSAELTTIGWFGASAPFAAVDLPDTPLAEWVDPWSSVTPGGWGYAALEAHPGSDWTLRIAVVTPGTSAAIAVSDEPAAGLLAYEALRIAAWRPALSDVDERTIPHELDWLRSAVHLSKGCYRGQETVAKVHNLGHPPRRVVMLHLDGSDAVLPAPGTPVVLDEKEVGRLAASAVHHELGPIGLAIVKRSLDPAATLTLTADDVVVTATQETIVPPEAGATANVPRLPRLGAVRRS, from the coding sequence ATGACATCGCCTGCTTCTGCTTCTGCTTCTGCTTCTGTTTTCGTGTCGCGTGACGGGTTCGTCGCGTCGTCCGAGGCGCCGACCGCACCCGCGGCGCACTTCGGCAACCCGCTCGGCGAGCAGCGCCTGCTCGCCCGCGGTCGTGCCGTCGTCGAGCTCGGCCTCGGCGTCGTGACGGTCTCCGGACCGGACCGGCTCTCGTGGCTCAACTCGATCACGTCGCAACTCCTGCTCGGGCTCGCGCCCGGCGTGTCGACCGAGACGCTCGTCCTCGACCAGTCCGGTCGCGTCGAGCACGCGGCCCGCGTCGTCGACGACGGCGAGGTCACCTGGCTCCTCACCGAGCCCGCCGACGCAGCACCGCTCGCCGCGTGGCTGTCGTCGATGCGCTTCATGCTCCGCGTCGAGGTCGCCGACCGCTCCGCCGAGCTCACGACGATCGGCTGGTTCGGCGCATCCGCACCGTTCGCAGCCGTCGACCTGCCGGACACGCCACTCGCCGAGTGGGTCGACCCCTGGTCGTCCGTCACGCCCGGTGGATGGGGCTACGCCGCCCTGGAGGCCCATCCCGGCTCCGACTGGACCCTCCGCATCGCGGTGGTCACGCCCGGAACCTCGGCCGCGATCGCTGTGTCGGACGAACCCGCCGCGGGACTCCTGGCCTACGAGGCCCTGCGGATCGCCGCCTGGCGCCCGGCACTGTCCGACGTCGACGAGCGGACGATCCCGCACGAGCTCGACTGGCTCCGATCCGCCGTGCACCTGTCGAAGGGCTGCTACCGCGGGCAGGAGACCGTGGCGAAGGTCCACAACCTCGGGCACCCGCCGCGCCGCGTGGTGATGCTGCACCTGGACGGCTCCGACGCCGTGCTCCCCGCGCCGGGCACCCCCGTCGTGCTCGACGAGAAAGAGGTCGGGCGCCTCGCGGCCTCGGCCGTGCACCACGAGCTCGGGCCGATCGGGCTCGCGATCGTGAAGCGCTCCCTCGACCCCGCCGCGACGCTGACGCTCACCGCCGACGACGTGGTCGTGACCGCGACGCAGGAGACCATCGTCCCGCCGGAGGCCGGCGCCACCGCGAACGTGCCGCGCCTGCCGCGGCTCGGGGCGGTCCGCCGCTCGTAG
- a CDS encoding response regulator transcription factor — MAQLLVLTSAAPGDVLPSLGLLSHRIRHVAAEAAQLVNAPQSDLMFVDARTDLASAKALCKILATSGSTTPIILVVTEGGLTAVNSEWNVDDVVLESAGPAEVDARIRLSAGRAAKNQTGSKIHASGVVIDEASYSAKVRGRPLDLTFKEFELLRFFATHPSRVFTREQLLSEVWGYDYFGGTRTVDVHVRRLRAKLGDLESLIGTVRNVGYRFNVYDDDADRLSAQ; from the coding sequence GTGGCCCAGCTCCTGGTACTCACCTCAGCCGCGCCCGGCGACGTCCTGCCGAGCCTCGGGCTGCTGAGCCACCGGATCCGCCACGTGGCCGCCGAGGCCGCACAGCTGGTCAACGCGCCGCAGAGCGACCTCATGTTCGTGGACGCCCGGACCGACCTGGCCAGCGCCAAGGCCCTCTGCAAGATCCTCGCGACGAGCGGGTCGACCACGCCGATCATCCTCGTCGTCACCGAGGGCGGCCTCACCGCGGTGAACAGCGAGTGGAACGTCGACGACGTCGTGCTCGAGTCCGCCGGCCCCGCCGAGGTCGATGCGCGCATCCGCCTGAGCGCCGGTCGCGCCGCGAAGAACCAGACGGGGTCGAAGATCCACGCCTCCGGTGTCGTCATCGACGAGGCGAGCTACTCCGCGAAGGTCCGCGGCCGGCCGCTCGACCTCACCTTCAAGGAGTTCGAACTCCTCCGCTTCTTCGCCACGCACCCGTCGCGGGTGTTCACGCGCGAGCAGCTGCTCAGCGAGGTCTGGGGCTACGACTACTTCGGCGGCACCCGGACCGTCGACGTGCACGTGCGGCGGTTGCGGGCGAAGCTCGGGGACCTCGAGTCGCTCATCGGCACGGTCCGCAACGTCGGGTACCGCTTCAACGTCTACGACGACGACGCCGACCGGCTCTCGGCCCAGTAG